From the Halococcus salsus genome, one window contains:
- a CDS encoding 2-oxo acid dehydrogenase subunit E2 produces MGYVVKMPKLGLEMDQGTILDWYFDEGDPIEEDEPVAEIESEKSVADVDAREGGILRMIEVEEGATVSPGTPIAIIAGEDEDIADLEAEFEREGSSESAEPEADESDTTEQSTASDDGQAASIDDGEQDVRASPRAERRAEELGVDLAAVNGSGPQGAITADDVESTDDEQSADQVRASPRAKQRADDLGVDLSEVDGSGPQGAITADDVEAVSESEPAAGRTFAAPRVRQLAREHGIDIETLDGSGTNGRITESDVQLAADESGTSPSRDEASKPSAEAQAGPAERTLREEKAFDGMRRTIAGRLSQSYQNAVHVTEHREVEVEAFLDAVEAAEDAFDTEISMPDLLLLALSASLSEHPGFNATFEDDMHRLYEEHNISVAVDVEAGLITPVVPGVNNKTVDEIAIQRRELTEKALSGEYTMDDLQGGTFTVTNLGVLGVESFDPIINPPQVAILGVNAIQQRPVPDGDEVAFRKHLPLDLSFDHRVVDGADAARFLETLTNYIENPMALLFKSV; encoded by the coding sequence ATGGGATACGTTGTCAAGATGCCGAAGCTGGGTTTGGAGATGGACCAAGGGACGATTCTCGACTGGTACTTCGATGAGGGGGATCCGATCGAAGAGGACGAACCGGTCGCCGAGATCGAATCTGAGAAGAGTGTTGCTGATGTCGATGCCCGTGAGGGAGGTATTCTCCGGATGATCGAGGTCGAAGAGGGTGCAACCGTTTCTCCAGGTACTCCTATCGCTATCATCGCAGGTGAAGATGAGGATATCGCCGACCTCGAGGCCGAATTCGAAAGAGAGGGGTCTTCAGAGTCTGCAGAGCCCGAAGCTGACGAAAGTGATACTACCGAACAATCAACGGCCTCAGACGATGGACAAGCGGCGAGTATAGATGATGGAGAGCAGGACGTAAGGGCCTCACCGAGGGCGGAGCGGCGTGCTGAGGAGCTCGGTGTGGACCTCGCTGCTGTGAATGGTTCAGGGCCGCAAGGGGCAATCACTGCTGATGACGTCGAAAGCACCGATGATGAACAGAGTGCAGACCAAGTGAGGGCTTCACCTCGGGCAAAGCAGCGTGCCGACGACCTCGGTGTCGACCTTAGTGAGGTAGATGGTTCGGGACCGCAGGGAGCGATCACAGCCGACGACGTTGAGGCTGTGAGTGAATCGGAACCAGCAGCCGGCCGTACTTTCGCTGCACCGCGTGTTCGTCAGCTCGCACGGGAGCATGGGATCGACATCGAGACTCTCGATGGGTCTGGCACGAACGGACGAATTACTGAATCTGATGTACAGCTAGCGGCTGACGAGAGCGGCACCAGTCCATCCAGAGATGAAGCATCCAAACCCTCGGCTGAAGCTCAGGCCGGACCCGCGGAACGTACTCTTCGGGAGGAGAAGGCGTTTGATGGCATGCGCCGAACGATTGCTGGCCGACTCAGCCAGAGCTATCAGAATGCGGTCCACGTCACCGAACACCGGGAGGTGGAGGTCGAAGCCTTCCTCGATGCTGTAGAGGCGGCTGAAGACGCGTTCGATACAGAGATTTCGATGCCCGACCTCCTCTTGCTCGCTCTCTCTGCCAGCCTCTCCGAACATCCTGGATTCAACGCGACTTTCGAGGACGATATGCATCGTCTCTACGAAGAGCACAACATCTCAGTCGCGGTTGACGTCGAAGCAGGCCTAATCACGCCGGTCGTCCCCGGTGTGAACAACAAAACCGTCGATGAGATCGCGATTCAGCGCCGAGAACTGACGGAGAAAGCACTCTCTGGTGAGTACACGATGGACGACCTTCAAGGCGGAACGTTCACCGTGACGAACCTTGGGGTGTTGGGCGTCGAATCGTTCGATCCGATAATCAACCCACCCCAAGTCGCGATCCTCGGTGTCAACGCGATACAACAGCGTCCAGTTCCTGATGGAGACGAAGTTGCGTTCAGAAAGCATCTGCCACTCGATCTCTCTTTCGACCACCGAGTCGTTGATGGGGCAGACGCAGCACGCTTTCTTGAGACACTCACGAACTACATCGAGAATCCGATGGCGTTGCTCTTCAAATCGGTATAG
- a CDS encoding NAD(+)/NADH kinase codes for MSHLGVIVNPAAGRDIRRLTGGATVVDNHAKRRVAECVLAGLTVVSDPPEVTLMPDKSGIAASVIENAPENVSADLLDMSPTGRAADTRRAAERFQAHADALIVLGGDGTTGDAALGCDDLPLLSVSTGTNNVVPSAIDGTVAGAAAALVATDAVDKESVTYCHQMVEARTESDDSVTGLAAVELSDRSFVGTRALLDPDELLGGIVSRANPSAIGLSGVAGAFGSLAPDEPDSIGLRLADVEMCDRTARAIVAPGIATEFGVAEFQRISDGSSMTVEVDDAVIGADGERELEVTNETVEFYPVPDGPRLISYEAVLDRAAENEVLAPNSFGNR; via the coding sequence GTGTCTCATCTTGGAGTTATCGTCAATCCTGCTGCGGGTCGCGACATCCGTCGGCTAACCGGCGGAGCGACCGTCGTTGACAATCACGCGAAGCGCCGTGTTGCAGAGTGTGTTCTTGCGGGACTCACCGTCGTCTCGGATCCACCAGAAGTAACACTAATGCCCGACAAATCAGGAATCGCAGCGAGCGTTATCGAGAACGCACCAGAGAACGTTTCTGCAGATCTACTCGACATGTCTCCCACTGGAAGAGCGGCAGATACCCGCAGAGCTGCCGAGCGTTTTCAGGCACATGCGGATGCACTCATCGTCCTCGGAGGTGACGGGACGACTGGTGATGCAGCGCTTGGGTGTGATGATCTTCCACTCCTTTCGGTATCCACTGGCACGAACAATGTCGTTCCATCCGCTATCGACGGAACCGTGGCTGGAGCCGCAGCAGCACTCGTTGCGACCGATGCTGTCGACAAAGAATCGGTCACCTATTGCCATCAGATGGTTGAAGCACGTACCGAATCGGATGATTCGGTGACTGGACTCGCAGCGGTCGAACTCTCCGATCGCTCGTTCGTTGGAACGCGGGCGTTACTCGATCCGGATGAGCTACTCGGCGGAATCGTTTCCCGAGCGAATCCATCGGCTATCGGTTTGAGTGGTGTTGCAGGGGCTTTCGGTTCGCTCGCCCCGGACGAACCTGATTCGATCGGGCTCCGTCTTGCTGATGTCGAGATGTGTGACCGTACAGCGAGAGCGATCGTCGCACCTGGTATCGCAACCGAATTCGGTGTTGCGGAGTTTCAGCGCATCTCTGATGGGAGCTCAATGACTGTCGAGGTGGATGATGCCGTAATCGGTGCCGACGGCGAACGTGAACTCGAGGTCACCAACGAAACTGTCGAGTTTTACCCGGTGCCCGATGGTCCACGACTCATCTCGTACGAAGCAGTGCTCGACCGTGCAGCGGAAAACGAGGTTTTAGCCCCGAACTCATTTGGGAATCGGTAA
- a CDS encoding alpha-ketoacid dehydrogenase subunit beta encodes MASAQLEAQETETMTIREAIRETMREEMNRDDDVFLIGEDIGVMEGVLDVTGDLYNQFGPERVRDTPISEAGIIGAATGAAATGSRPVAELMFSDFIGVAMEQIMNQMAKMRYMFGGKIEMPVTVRATEGGGMGAASQHSGTVHTMIAHFPGLMAVTPGTPAAAKGLLRTAIRSDDPVFFFENKMIYEQEGEVPVDEDFTIPLGEANVEREGEDVTVVATQRLVGESLSVADELDGETDVEVIDLRSLYPLDTDTIVESLNKTGRMVVAGESPLSYGAQAEVVSRAVENAFYSLDAPIQRVGVPDTHMPFSPSLENEVLPDSDDVRNAIERIA; translated from the coding sequence ATGGCGAGCGCACAGCTCGAAGCTCAGGAGACGGAAACGATGACGATCCGGGAGGCCATCAGGGAGACCATGCGTGAGGAGATGAATCGGGACGATGATGTCTTCCTTATTGGCGAAGATATCGGAGTGATGGAAGGGGTCCTCGATGTGACTGGAGACCTCTACAATCAGTTCGGACCCGAGCGAGTACGTGATACACCGATTTCGGAGGCAGGAATCATCGGTGCAGCGACGGGTGCAGCAGCGACCGGGTCGCGACCTGTTGCTGAACTCATGTTCTCGGATTTCATTGGCGTCGCGATGGAGCAGATAATGAATCAGATGGCGAAGATGCGTTATATGTTTGGCGGCAAGATCGAGATGCCAGTGACGGTGCGTGCCACCGAGGGGGGTGGCATGGGCGCCGCGAGCCAACACTCCGGAACCGTTCACACGATGATCGCTCACTTCCCGGGACTGATGGCCGTCACACCTGGAACGCCTGCAGCCGCGAAAGGCTTGCTCCGGACGGCAATCCGATCGGACGACCCAGTGTTCTTCTTCGAGAACAAGATGATCTACGAGCAAGAAGGGGAGGTACCGGTCGATGAAGACTTCACCATCCCACTCGGCGAAGCAAACGTCGAGCGAGAAGGAGAAGATGTCACTGTCGTCGCGACTCAGCGCCTCGTTGGCGAGTCGTTATCAGTCGCCGACGAACTCGACGGCGAGACTGATGTAGAGGTGATCGACCTTCGATCACTCTACCCCCTCGATACGGATACTATCGTTGAGAGTCTGAACAAAACGGGACGAATGGTTGTTGCTGGAGAGAGCCCGCTCTCCTATGGGGCACAGGCGGAAGTGGTCTCACGGGCCGTCGAAAACGCCTTCTACAGTCTCGATGCCCCGATCCAGCGTGTAGGGGTTCCGGATACCCACATGCCGTTCAGTCCATCGCTCGAAAACGAGGTGCTTCCGGATTCGGACGACGTTCGCAACGCTATCGAACGAATAGCTTGA
- a CDS encoding thiamine pyrophosphate-dependent dehydrogenase E1 component subunit alpha yields the protein MPAIDIETEDGRKEALERMLRIREFDTKVGEYFADGDIPGFVHLYVGEEAVGVGACAALEEDDYITSTHRGHGHCIAKGLDPKLMMAEVFGKREGYCNGKGGSMHIADVDSHMLGANGIVGAGPPLGTGAALSITQKDEDRVALSFCGDGAVAQGQVHEAVNLASAWNLPVIFLVENNQYGEGTPVSDQHNVENLSDTAAAYDIPGINVDGMDITAVNEAVEEARKRARDGAGPTFIEADTYRFHGHFEGDQELYRDEEEVEEWRKRDPIDAFSERLIDRDELTDDELEEMRTDIETEIEEALEYAMDADDPSPEEAYEDMFGERVPDIDLFVEQANARADGGTRGGGF from the coding sequence ATGCCAGCAATCGATATCGAAACGGAAGACGGACGAAAGGAAGCACTGGAAAGAATGCTCAGGATCCGCGAGTTCGACACCAAAGTTGGGGAGTACTTTGCGGACGGGGATATTCCGGGGTTTGTACACCTCTACGTCGGTGAAGAGGCAGTTGGTGTCGGAGCATGTGCCGCCTTAGAAGAGGATGATTACATTACCAGCACACATCGAGGACATGGCCACTGTATCGCGAAGGGTCTCGATCCGAAGTTGATGATGGCAGAAGTATTTGGGAAACGCGAAGGATACTGTAACGGCAAGGGCGGGTCGATGCACATCGCTGATGTAGATTCGCACATGCTCGGAGCGAACGGGATCGTTGGTGCAGGCCCACCGCTTGGAACCGGCGCGGCCCTGAGCATCACTCAGAAAGACGAGGACCGGGTTGCACTCTCGTTTTGCGGAGATGGCGCTGTCGCACAAGGACAGGTGCACGAAGCAGTAAATCTGGCTTCTGCGTGGAATCTCCCCGTGATTTTCCTCGTCGAGAACAACCAGTACGGCGAAGGCACACCGGTTAGCGACCAACACAACGTCGAGAACCTCAGTGACACAGCTGCGGCATACGATATTCCGGGTATCAATGTCGACGGGATGGATATTACGGCCGTAAACGAAGCTGTCGAAGAAGCACGGAAACGGGCTCGGGACGGTGCTGGTCCGACGTTCATCGAAGCAGATACCTATCGCTTCCATGGTCACTTCGAAGGCGATCAGGAGCTCTATCGCGACGAAGAGGAGGTCGAAGAGTGGCGAAAGCGCGACCCGATCGATGCATTTTCCGAACGCCTCATCGACCGCGATGAGCTCACCGATGATGAGCTAGAGGAGATGCGAACGGACATCGAGACGGAGATCGAGGAGGCTCTCGAGTACGCTATGGATGCGGATGATCCATCCCCAGAAGAAGCGTACGAAGATATGTTTGGAGAACGAGTGCCGGACATCGACTTGTTCGTAGAGCAAGCGAACGCACGTGCCGATGGCGGCACCAGGGGAGGTGGGTTCTGA
- a CDS encoding MDR family MFS transporter, with amino-acid sequence MEERERRFATIGVLVGIFLAAVDGTVVTTAMPTVVTALGGLELYPWVFTSYMLFTAVTMPLFGRLADAYGRKRLFYVGIATFVAGSVLSGAAGNMAELVAFRAIQGIGGGAMLALPYTILGVIYPPERRGWAIGLGGSVWGVASVIGPPLGYAIVSTLGWRWVFYVNVPVGIIAVAFIATTLEETTGAATGDIDYAGAFAITVGVGTILVGLELLTTRPLTAGIAVAIGLTALGGFYLAERRAREPIIPLSLFGDRTFLATITAGFLTSFVVFAGLTYIPLFVQSVHGGANSSAIAVVAISIGWSGMSVLAGRATERIGERRLSVAGTTCIVASFAAGAFWTPATSLIVIVAVAFVMGVGMGTVTPPLLTVIQNHLGTEQMGLATSSQQFFRQLGGAMGVSILGVVITTLAREQLAAVPGVSTLGDLQRVLFETNTPPAGAAAALASGLSSAFVISAVIGVGALVAVFGLPRGESGRSADSEQADPATD; translated from the coding sequence GTGGAGGAGCGAGAACGGCGATTTGCAACCATCGGCGTGCTGGTCGGCATCTTCCTCGCCGCGGTCGACGGCACCGTCGTGACAACCGCGATGCCGACGGTCGTCACCGCGCTCGGTGGGCTCGAACTCTACCCGTGGGTGTTCACTTCCTATATGCTGTTTACCGCAGTGACGATGCCGTTGTTCGGTCGGCTGGCCGACGCCTACGGCCGGAAGAGGCTCTTCTACGTCGGGATCGCTACCTTCGTCGCCGGCAGCGTGCTCTCGGGAGCGGCCGGCAACATGGCCGAGCTCGTCGCCTTCCGTGCAATCCAAGGTATCGGTGGTGGGGCGATGCTCGCGCTCCCCTACACCATCCTCGGCGTGATCTACCCGCCCGAACGACGCGGCTGGGCCATCGGGCTCGGCGGTTCAGTCTGGGGCGTTGCGAGCGTGATCGGCCCACCACTTGGCTACGCGATCGTTTCGACACTCGGCTGGCGTTGGGTCTTTTACGTGAACGTCCCTGTCGGGATCATCGCCGTCGCGTTCATTGCGACCACGCTCGAGGAAACGACGGGTGCGGCTACTGGTGATATCGACTATGCGGGTGCATTCGCCATCACAGTGGGGGTCGGCACGATCTTGGTCGGCCTCGAACTACTCACGACGCGACCGCTTACTGCCGGCATCGCGGTCGCGATCGGCCTCACCGCGCTCGGTGGCTTCTATCTCGCCGAACGACGGGCCAGGGAGCCGATCATTCCGCTGTCACTGTTCGGGGATCGAACTTTCCTCGCTACCATTACCGCTGGCTTCCTCACGAGCTTCGTGGTCTTCGCCGGGCTGACGTATATCCCGCTGTTCGTCCAGAGCGTTCACGGCGGCGCGAACAGCTCGGCGATCGCGGTCGTGGCGATCTCGATCGGTTGGTCGGGCATGAGCGTGCTCGCGGGCCGTGCAACCGAACGCATCGGCGAACGCCGGCTCTCGGTCGCCGGCACAACCTGTATCGTGGCGAGTTTCGCCGCAGGAGCGTTCTGGACACCCGCAACGTCGCTCATCGTGATCGTCGCCGTTGCGTTCGTCATGGGTGTCGGCATGGGGACGGTAACGCCGCCGTTGCTCACTGTCATCCAGAATCATCTTGGAACTGAACAGATGGGACTCGCGACCTCCTCCCAGCAGTTTTTTCGCCAGCTTGGCGGCGCAATGGGCGTATCCATACTCGGTGTCGTGATCACGACGCTCGCACGCGAACAACTCGCTGCCGTCCCTGGCGTGTCGACGCTCGGTGACCTCCAGCGCGTCCTATTCGAGACGAACACGCCACCGGCGGGGGCGGCCGCTGCACTAGCCAGCGGGCTCTCGTCGGCATTCGTCATATCGGCGGTCATCGGGGTCGGTGCGCTCGTGGCCGTCTTCGGGCTCCCGCGAGGGGAGAGTGGGCGTAGTGCAGACTCCGAGCAAGCCGACCCCGCTACGGACTGA
- a CDS encoding pyridoxal-phosphate-dependent aminotransferase family protein: MEAPDIDELIPPDRILMGPGPSEVHPRVRRAMSTPLIGHLDPAFVDLMDEVQELLRYTFQTDNEFTIPVSGTGSAAMESAIANLTEPDDTVLVPDNGYFGDRMASMVRRAGGSVERVDAPWGAPLDPDDVAAACETHDPDVVGFVHAETSTGVLQPDVPALTEIAHDYDALTIADTVTSLGGVELRVDDWGIDAAYSATQKCLSAPPGASPLTLSERAVEKVTSRDAPVRSWYLDLSLLADYWGEERAYHHTAPITNVYALREALRLVAEEGLEARWERHERVASALRDGVEAMGLELASESWLPSLNTVALPEGVDDAAITDHLLSEHGIEVAGGLGDLAGDVLRIGCMGRSARPANVLAVVAALGDALAAQGSEVDVDAGLAATQSKL; this comes from the coding sequence ATGGAGGCACCTGATATCGACGAGCTCATTCCACCCGACCGAATTCTGATGGGGCCCGGTCCGAGCGAGGTCCACCCACGCGTACGGCGAGCGATGAGTACACCCCTGATCGGCCATCTGGATCCAGCCTTTGTCGACCTAATGGACGAAGTCCAAGAATTGCTTCGGTACACGTTCCAAACCGACAATGAATTCACGATTCCAGTGAGCGGTACAGGGTCGGCTGCGATGGAGAGCGCAATCGCGAATCTCACTGAACCCGACGATACGGTTCTGGTTCCGGACAACGGGTACTTCGGCGACCGGATGGCCTCAATGGTTCGGCGGGCTGGCGGTTCGGTTGAACGCGTCGACGCTCCCTGGGGTGCGCCGCTCGATCCGGACGACGTAGCCGCAGCGTGTGAAACCCACGACCCCGACGTAGTGGGATTCGTTCACGCTGAAACCAGCACTGGCGTCCTCCAGCCGGACGTGCCAGCACTTACTGAGATCGCCCACGACTATGACGCGCTCACGATCGCGGACACCGTAACGTCGCTCGGCGGGGTCGAACTCCGAGTTGATGACTGGGGGATCGACGCGGCGTATTCAGCGACGCAGAAATGTCTCTCCGCACCGCCTGGTGCGAGCCCGCTCACCCTCTCCGAACGTGCTGTCGAGAAAGTCACGAGTCGCGACGCCCCGGTCCGATCGTGGTATCTCGACCTCTCGCTGCTCGCCGACTACTGGGGCGAAGAGCGTGCGTACCACCATACGGCGCCGATCACCAACGTCTACGCGCTCCGCGAGGCACTTCGACTGGTGGCCGAAGAGGGGCTCGAAGCACGCTGGGAACGCCACGAACGGGTCGCGAGTGCATTGCGGGACGGCGTCGAGGCGATGGGACTCGAACTCGCGAGCGAGTCGTGGCTTCCGAGCCTGAACACAGTCGCGCTCCCCGAGGGGGTCGACGATGCGGCGATCACCGATCACCTGCTCTCCGAACACGGGATCGAAGTCGCGGGCGGGCTCGGCGACCTCGCTGGCGACGTGCTCCGGATTGGGTGTATGGGCCGATCCGCCCGACCGGCGAACGTCCTCGCGGTCGTAGCGGCACTCGGTGACGCGCTTGCGGCCCAGGGTAGTGAGGTCGACGTGGATGCCGGACTGGCGGCGACACAGAGCAAGCTGTAA
- a CDS encoding helix-turn-helix domain-containing protein, whose protein sequence is MLRVVFRTDSTGVIDRLGRAVDDIKSIELDNAFYVEDGTWIESLTITAETAFSPPDLIANQPGIELFHHTTLPENPTKTSVVRVVLTARESYPFVLEVVLRQGAIPNRIVYRPGVFEVVATVQDWEQFRAIADEVSRKFGTFDLASLNEIENLGEPLDSGRLSETLVTKLSDKQLTILETAYNMGYFEVPRQVTAAAVAHEMGISQSNFSERLRTAEHELLGLVFGASVRDPPAD, encoded by the coding sequence ATGCTCAGAGTCGTCTTTCGCACTGATTCGACCGGAGTAATCGACCGCCTAGGGCGAGCAGTGGACGACATCAAGAGCATCGAACTCGACAACGCGTTCTACGTAGAGGACGGCACATGGATTGAGTCACTAACCATCACTGCTGAGACAGCATTTTCACCACCGGATCTCATAGCCAATCAGCCTGGAATCGAGCTATTTCATCATACAACATTGCCAGAAAACCCGACCAAGACAAGTGTTGTTCGGGTAGTCCTCACGGCACGGGAGTCCTATCCGTTCGTGCTCGAAGTCGTACTCCGGCAGGGCGCGATTCCCAACCGTATCGTCTATCGGCCTGGTGTGTTTGAGGTGGTCGCAACAGTCCAAGACTGGGAACAGTTCCGTGCTATCGCCGACGAAGTAAGCCGGAAATTCGGCACATTCGACCTCGCGAGCCTCAACGAGATCGAGAACCTCGGTGAACCACTCGACAGTGGACGGCTCTCTGAAACTCTCGTCACGAAGCTCAGCGACAAACAGCTCACCATTCTGGAAACTGCTTACAACATGGGGTATTTCGAAGTCCCAAGACAGGTGACAGCTGCTGCCGTCGCACATGAGATGGGAATCAGTCAATCCAACTTCAGCGAACGTCTTCGAACCGCTGAGCACGAACTCCTTGGGTTAGTATTCGGCGCCAGCGTGCGTGACCCGCCTGCCGACTGA
- a CDS encoding ABC transporter substrate-binding protein has protein sequence MIDDDRCRGSALFTRRQYLQTSAVVAGAGALAGCGSKTASQVEANTPSGVPAAVETKYWHDWPTIDAESPPLDYTARAGQPLDSVSIEYSSEDDPWMREHALLLQRGLDNLGAPTELVDRPLNQLYAQSWDTPGLEHPLSTSSQGPDPQRGLDPNPFLMRLYKENPSNYTNYWHPKINDLLERQRKLTGEPKRRKELVDRIQRLFANDVGDIITLFPNVITAGNTRNWRGYVRTPGNGATGDAFQWTEVNLQPEGNSRAFVKGVTTSMNSLNLPWAAGGDEELRLKFIYDGLFDASPDLKVVPGLAINAEFTGNTTVDVTLREGVSWHDGKPFTAEDVVFSTRYFIENTSTSQATFYEPIDSVERLGKHAVRFELAYPDASFTTQRMVRSAIVPKHRWQDIEAPSQYNPSNPIGTGPFKFEGWDQGTRFSVTRNEGHWMFRDDWRAKIFGDAAAQGPGIERVIWINVGNVDAMLGALAGGQLDAVGSTLSNAQADRAASNTGIDRLSTKNFAPVTVKLMHSCPLIRDKEFRVALTKSIDKDGFAESVLLGEATVPNGENYISELVEAWYNPDTPDYGYNPEAARRVLDRAGYRRDENGVLHFPNGEAWGAFVERIQNGNTHRRRAALGQPDFSTKETTT, from the coding sequence ATGATAGATGACGATAGATGCCGGGGCTCAGCTCTGTTTACCCGGCGACAGTATCTCCAAACATCAGCAGTGGTTGCGGGGGCGGGAGCACTCGCTGGGTGTGGCTCGAAGACTGCGAGTCAAGTTGAAGCCAACACCCCTTCAGGGGTTCCAGCTGCAGTCGAAACTAAGTACTGGCACGACTGGCCGACGATCGATGCCGAGAGTCCGCCACTCGATTACACTGCCCGTGCGGGTCAACCACTTGATTCGGTCTCGATCGAGTATTCGAGCGAGGATGACCCATGGATGCGCGAGCATGCACTCCTGTTACAACGGGGTCTCGACAATCTCGGCGCACCAACCGAGCTCGTCGACCGGCCATTGAACCAACTTTATGCACAGAGTTGGGATACACCGGGTCTTGAACACCCACTCTCGACGAGTTCACAGGGCCCGGATCCACAGCGAGGGCTCGATCCAAACCCCTTCTTGATGCGGCTCTACAAGGAAAACCCCTCGAACTACACTAACTACTGGCACCCAAAGATAAACGACCTGCTTGAGCGCCAGCGCAAACTCACCGGTGAGCCAAAACGGAGAAAGGAACTCGTCGATCGGATTCAGCGACTGTTCGCTAATGATGTCGGTGACATAATCACACTGTTTCCGAATGTGATCACGGCGGGAAACACCCGCAACTGGCGCGGTTACGTGCGAACACCTGGAAACGGTGCGACCGGTGATGCCTTCCAATGGACGGAAGTCAACCTTCAGCCGGAAGGGAACAGCCGGGCGTTCGTCAAAGGCGTAACCACTTCGATGAATTCGCTCAATCTGCCATGGGCCGCGGGCGGTGATGAAGAACTCCGGCTCAAATTCATTTACGATGGGTTATTCGACGCCTCACCTGACCTCAAAGTCGTCCCGGGACTCGCAATCAACGCTGAGTTCACTGGCAACACGACCGTTGATGTCACCCTGAGAGAGGGAGTCTCATGGCACGATGGCAAGCCATTCACCGCCGAGGACGTCGTATTCAGTACGCGATATTTCATCGAGAACACCTCGACGAGTCAGGCCACGTTTTACGAGCCGATAGACAGTGTCGAACGTCTCGGAAAGCATGCTGTCCGATTCGAACTCGCCTATCCCGATGCGTCGTTCACGACCCAGCGGATGGTCAGAAGTGCGATCGTTCCGAAGCATCGATGGCAGGATATCGAGGCACCCTCCCAGTACAACCCCTCGAATCCAATCGGAACTGGTCCGTTCAAATTCGAAGGGTGGGATCAGGGAACCCGATTCTCAGTGACCCGTAACGAAGGTCACTGGATGTTCAGAGATGATTGGCGTGCAAAAATATTCGGTGACGCCGCCGCACAGGGACCGGGCATCGAACGGGTAATCTGGATAAACGTCGGTAACGTTGATGCGATGCTTGGTGCGCTCGCCGGTGGCCAGCTTGACGCCGTTGGTTCGACCCTGTCGAATGCACAGGCCGACCGTGCCGCCTCGAATACTGGTATCGATCGGCTCTCGACGAAGAACTTTGCCCCAGTCACGGTGAAGCTGATGCATTCGTGTCCCTTGATCCGTGACAAGGAGTTTCGGGTCGCACTCACGAAATCTATTGACAAAGATGGTTTCGCTGAGAGCGTCCTTCTCGGCGAGGCTACCGTTCCAAATGGGGAAAACTACATCTCGGAGTTGGTCGAGGCGTGGTACAACCCTGATACACCGGATTACGGCTACAACCCCGAGGCCGCACGACGTGTCCTCGATCGCGCAGGCTACCGTCGGGACGAGAACGGTGTACTCCATTTCCCGAATGGTGAAGCGTGGGGCGCATTCGTCGAACGGATCCAGAACGGCAACACCCATCGCCGACGAGCCGCGCTTGGCCAGCCGGATTTCTCGACCAAGGAGACCACGACATGA